The following coding sequences lie in one Apium graveolens cultivar Ventura chromosome 3, ASM990537v1, whole genome shotgun sequence genomic window:
- the LOC141714492 gene encoding uncharacterized protein LOC141714492, which translates to MKTLFLTKFQAAVRYAPSVTTLANVRQRENESLISYFKRFNAESTSVRGASYEALKSFLITGLRVGSDFWKHLQGKDPATLVDVFALAESFKAIEKSLAEIQLTTQSSQRSKGRKRNRSPSPSDHIYEVNKNKGLFRKPEALSSWQSKDKKKYCEYHESSGHNTHECRHLKDEIEALIKEGHLGEWVVKEVRKHKDDRTREEERRAPRGTNNDTLEENKFVRDGSIRTIYEGDPGMECSNRALAKYAREARFRPLTDIHREETRPPKVFKGESMDITFREADARWVHHPHNNALVISIQIRTKNVHRAFVDNGSSANIIYYNTFKKMGLPDQDMSGEDSWVYGFSGAGVRVMGSIRLPCTLGESPLSVTKMLEFKVLNQESSHNVLLG; encoded by the exons ATGAAAACTCTGTTCTTGACCAAGTTCCAAGCCGCGGTGAGATACGCGCCCTCTGTCACAACTCTTGCCAATGTTAGGCAAAGAGAAAATGAAAGCTTGATATCGTACTTCAAGAGGTTCAACGCTGAGTCTACTAGCGTGAGGGGGGCATCATACGAAGCTCTGAAAAGCTTCTTGATCACAGGATTAAGGGTTGGCTCGGACTTTTGGAAGCATTTGCAAGGGAAAGACCCGGCTACTCTGGTAGACGTCTTCGCTTTGGCAGAATCTTTTAAAGCTATAGAAAAATCCCTGGCAGAGATACAACTGACTACACAATCAAGTCAGAGAAGCAAAGGAAGGAAGAGGAATAGGTCACCAAGCCCGAG CGATCATATCTATGAAGTAAACAAGAATAAAGGGCTATTTAGAAAACCCGAAGCTTTATCGTCATGGCAAAGCAAAGACAAGAAAAAATATTGCGAATACCATGAATCATCTGGACATAACACGCATGAGTGCCGACATTTAAAGGATGAAATCGAAGCGCTTATCAAGGAAGGACACCTCGGAGAATGGGTAGTCAAGGAAGTAAGGAAGCACAAGGATGACAGAACAAGGGAAGAGGAAAGACGAGCCCCGCGCGGGACAAACAATGATACCCTGGAGGAAAATAAATTTGTCAGGGATGGCAGTATCCGAACAATCTACGAGGGAGATCCCGGAATGGAATGCAGCAACCGAGCCTTGGCAAAATATGCTAGGGAAGCCCGGTTCAGGCCTCTCACAGATATTCATAGGGAGGAAACTCGGCCACCCAAGGTGTTTAAGGGTGAGTCCATGGATATCACCTTCAGAGAAGCAGATGCCCGATGGGTACATCATCCCCACAATAATGCGCTAGTTATTTCCATCCAAATCAGAACAAAGAATGTCCATAGAGCCTTCGTGGATAATGGAAGCTCAGCAAACATCATCTATTATAATACCTTCAAAAAGATGGGACTACCTGATCAGGATATGTCGGGGGAAGACTCGTGGGTCTATGGTTTTTCAGGTGCAGGAGTTAGAGTCATGGGGTCGATTCGGCTACCATGTACATTGGGGGAAAGCCCATTGTCGGTAACAAAGATGCTAGAATTTAAGGTCTTGAATCAGGAATCGTCCCACAACGTGTTATTGGGATGA
- the LOC141714491 gene encoding uncharacterized protein LOC141714491 — MPMVLWSYNTTPRSTTGETPFLLTYGYEAMVPVEVGAGSLRRDAFIEEDAEVNQRLHLDLLDEARANAQLKLTAYQQRVARYFNKKVKSVPFKVGDLVLRKVMPNTKIAQHGVLGANWEGPYKVKAILWKGTYRLEDLDGKLIPRSWNAEHLRMYYQ, encoded by the coding sequence ATGCCCATGGTCCTTTGGTCTTACAACACGACACCTAGGTCGACCACAGGTGAAACCCCTTTTCTACTGACCTATGGGTATGAGGCCATGGTTCCCGTGGAGGTAGGAGCAGGATCTCTACGGAGAGATGCGTTCATCGAGGAAGATGCGGAAGTTAACCAGAGGCTCCACTTGGATCTGTTAGATGAAGCCCGGGCGAACGCTCAATTGAAGCTCACTGCATATCAGCAGAGGGTCGCAAGGTATTTCAATAAAAAGGTAAAATCTGTACCGTTCAAGGTTGGAGATCTCGTGTTGCGAAAGGTTATGCCTAACACTAAGATAGCTCAGCACGGGgtgcttggagctaattgggaaggaccgtacaaaGTTAAAGCTATACTCTGGAAAGGGACTTATCGCTTAGAAGATCTGGATGGTAAACTTATTCCTCGATCATGGAATGCAGAACATTTGCGGATGTATTATCAGTAG
- the LOC141714493 gene encoding uncharacterized protein LOC141714493 has translation MKLNPQKCVFGVESGKFLGFMVNHRGTEANPAKIKALLDMKYPTSVKQFHIGKGRSKPPVACILCKQKVVGRGNQRSYDLEYCPRTAIKGQALADFVLEFDEEVDDKAIVLAGPTSQESHQDEKKQELPHPWWILHVDRAVNNNGPDAGIVFFTPEGHRLMSAIHFKFYATNNDAEYEALINGLKLALEVGAVNLIVRSDSELVVNQVNGGFQARGPRTELYMRCAKHLLEKISNARLESVPREENSNADALAKMGSQMDSVQLGQIPLGI, from the exons ATGAAACTAAACCCGCAGAAGTGCGTGTTCGGCGTGGAGTCGGGGAAATTCTTGGGGTTCATGGTCAACCACCGGGGGACTGAGGCTAACCCGGCGAAAATAAAAGCTCTGCTAGACATGAAATATCCCACCAGCGTAAAACAG TTCCATATTGGTAAAGGAAGAAGCAAGCCACCGGTGGCctgtatactatgtaagcaaaAGGTTGTTGGACGCGGAAACCAG AGAAGTTACGATTTGGAATATTGTCCTCGTACGGCAATCAAAGGACAAGCATTGGCCGATTTCGTACTTGAGTTCGATGAAGAAGTTGATGATAAGGCCATAGTGCTGGCAGGACCAACCTCGCAAGAGAGTCATCAGGATGAAAAGAAGCAGGAACTCCCCCACCCTTGGTGGATATTACATGTGGACCGGGCCGTAAACAACAACGGGCCAGATGCCGGGATTGTCTTTTTCACTCCGGAGGGGCACCGCTTGATGAGTGCTAtccatttcaagttttatgctaccaacaatgatgctgagtatgaagcCTTAATCAATGGTCTGAAATTAGCTCTGGAGGTAGGGGCCGTGAATTTGATAGTTCGGAGTGATTCCGAATTAGTTGTGAACCAGGTCAATGGAGGATTCCAAGCCCGGGGACCGCGGACGGAGCTATATATGAGATGTGCAAAACACCTATTGGAAAAAATTTCAAATGCCAGACTAGAAAGTGTTCCGCGAGAAGAAAATAGTAATGCGGATGCTTTGGCCAAGATGGGTTCACAAATGGACAGCGTTCAACTTGGACAAATCCCTTTGGGAATCTAG